One genomic segment of Desulfocapsa sulfexigens DSM 10523 includes these proteins:
- a CDS encoding HEAT repeat domain-containing protein: MKKEVSDRELKKIVADFLEMGHVDNIFEMFKRDKSYYCWTGELLDDERFGVRLGITVLFEELKLHCEDDIHLAVDSLCNALKESPPHVRGDAVNILGIIGSEDALVCVRNALEDDSPQVREVAKDVLEECE, translated from the coding sequence GTGAAAAAGGAAGTAAGTGATAGGGAGTTGAAAAAGATTGTTGCAGATTTCCTGGAGATGGGACATGTCGACAATATCTTTGAAATGTTTAAGCGCGACAAAAGCTATTATTGCTGGACTGGAGAGTTGCTTGATGACGAACGGTTCGGTGTTCGTTTAGGCATTACTGTCCTCTTTGAGGAATTGAAACTTCATTGTGAGGATGACATTCATCTCGCCGTGGATTCACTTTGCAATGCACTTAAAGAGAGTCCACCCCATGTTCGTGGCGACGCCGTAAATATTTTAGGGATCATAGGAAGTGAAGATGCACTTGTCTGTGTTCGTAATGCGCTGGAGGATGATTCTCCACAGGTTCGGGAAGTAGCCAAAGACGTTTTGGAGGAATGTGAGTGA
- a CDS encoding ATP-dependent DNA helicase translates to MKDVFAEGGKLSSELKGFEPRVGQQVMAEAVAEILAEGNERTDGRASLLLVEAETGIGKTLAYLVPALLSGQRVVISTATINLQDQIVKKEIPLLETALEMDIPALCVKGRQNYLCHYRWFQYCSNPQMSLLEDDDISKIEKWLQKTESGDRAELAWLPDRSPLWPKISAQSNQCMGSDCPEFQLCFVNRLRKRAGSARILIVNHHLFFSDLALRQKGFAEILPRYQAVVFDEAHHLENVATDFFGKHFSHYQLIDLIGDIERHAETDLEASVYDRLIGSTRGLRQRLDNFTALFPVEKGRYPLTPLVEKLEAFGWQEALTGLTQGLSTLAVRCVDLAGHGEIWNLLSDRAIELQNILLHIAKPGEEEEGYFIRWYERRERTVSLSATPVKVAEELENCLYNSVQSCIMTSATLTTGGTFKYMQERLGIDDTCKTLRLQSPFDYTGRTLLYVPEQGFPEATAIHYNASLNDRIYELLKISKGRALVLFTSIRAMDFAAGYLRGKLLYPLLVQGTASRHALLDEFRETNESVLLAVASFWEGVDVSGDSLSCVIIDKLPFEVPSDPVIQARMKAIEADGGKPFFQFQIPRAILTLRQGVGRLMRSTSDRGIIGILDIRLYSKGYGRIFRASLPPSPVVRTLEAVEDFFTREQK, encoded by the coding sequence GTGAAGGATGTTTTTGCTGAAGGGGGGAAGCTCTCGTCAGAATTAAAAGGGTTCGAGCCGAGAGTCGGGCAGCAGGTAATGGCTGAGGCAGTGGCAGAGATTCTGGCTGAGGGGAACGAAAGAACTGATGGGCGCGCCTCACTCCTTCTCGTTGAGGCGGAAACCGGAATCGGAAAAACATTAGCATACCTCGTGCCAGCCCTTCTTTCAGGACAACGTGTTGTTATCTCAACAGCAACAATCAACCTTCAGGATCAGATTGTTAAAAAAGAAATACCTTTGCTTGAAACAGCACTGGAGATGGACATTCCTGCACTTTGCGTTAAGGGGCGTCAGAATTATCTTTGCCATTATCGTTGGTTTCAGTACTGTTCAAATCCTCAAATGTCCCTGTTGGAGGATGATGATATTTCCAAAATTGAGAAATGGTTGCAGAAAACAGAAAGCGGTGACAGGGCTGAACTCGCATGGCTTCCCGATCGTTCACCCCTGTGGCCAAAGATTTCTGCTCAGTCAAATCAATGTATGGGCAGCGATTGTCCAGAATTCCAACTCTGCTTTGTCAATCGTTTACGAAAACGTGCAGGTTCTGCACGAATCCTCATTGTAAATCATCATCTTTTTTTCTCGGATCTGGCACTACGACAAAAAGGGTTTGCTGAGATTTTACCACGCTACCAGGCAGTAGTCTTTGATGAGGCACATCATCTTGAGAATGTTGCTACAGATTTTTTTGGTAAGCATTTCAGTCATTATCAATTGATCGATCTTATCGGTGATATTGAACGACACGCAGAAACTGATCTGGAAGCGTCTGTGTATGATCGACTTATCGGTTCTACTCGTGGTCTCAGGCAGCGACTTGATAATTTTACTGCCCTCTTTCCTGTAGAGAAAGGTCGATATCCATTAACACCACTTGTTGAAAAGCTTGAAGCGTTTGGTTGGCAGGAGGCACTCACCGGGCTCACTCAGGGGCTGAGCACACTTGCCGTGAGGTGTGTAGACCTTGCAGGTCATGGAGAAATCTGGAATCTGTTGTCAGATCGTGCCATCGAGCTTCAAAATATTCTCCTTCATATTGCAAAGCCAGGGGAGGAAGAAGAGGGATATTTTATTCGCTGGTATGAAAGACGTGAAAGAACCGTCAGTCTTTCAGCAACACCTGTTAAGGTTGCAGAAGAATTAGAAAATTGTCTCTATAACTCTGTGCAGTCCTGCATTATGACATCTGCCACTTTAACAACCGGTGGAACATTTAAGTATATGCAGGAGCGCCTTGGTATTGATGATACCTGTAAAACATTGCGTCTGCAGTCCCCCTTTGACTACACGGGTAGAACTTTGTTATATGTACCGGAACAGGGGTTTCCCGAGGCAACCGCAATACATTATAATGCATCTTTAAATGATCGTATTTATGAGTTATTAAAGATCAGCAAAGGTCGGGCACTGGTACTTTTTACTAGCATAAGGGCAATGGATTTTGCTGCAGGGTATCTCAGGGGGAAACTCTTATATCCGCTTCTTGTGCAGGGAACAGCGTCCCGTCATGCATTGCTGGATGAGTTTCGTGAGACCAATGAGTCGGTGCTGCTTGCAGTTGCATCTTTCTGGGAGGGAGTCGATGTCTCTGGAGATTCTTTAAGCTGTGTAATTATAGATAAACTTCCATTCGAAGTACCAAGTGATCCAGTGATTCAGGCAAGGATGAAGGCTATCGAAGCGGATGGGGGAAAGCCTTTTTTTCAGTTCCAGATTCCACGGGCCATTCTTACTCTACGTCAGGGGGTGGGTAGGCTTATGCGTTCTACGAGTGACCGTGGAATAATCGGGATTTTGGATATTCGTTTGTATTCAAAAGGCTATGGAAGAATTTTTCGTGCTAGTCTACCGCCATCTCCTGTGGTACGAACACTTGAAGCTGTGGAAGATTTCTTTACAAGAGAACAAAAATAA